The Kribbella amoyensis genomic sequence TCCGCGGGCGACGGGACCGCGGCCGCCTCGGCCGGTGGGGACGAGGAACCGGGCAGCAGGGCCGCGCCGAGAACCAGGGGAAGGACGAGCAGGAATCGCTTCGGCATGCGAAGTCTCCTCAGTGGGGCTGGCACATCGGAAATCGATTTCTCGTCACCGTAGCCGCCGCCCCGGCACAGGTCAACGGCTCGAAGAGTGACTGGCCGGTGACCCCGGGAGGCTTCAGCCGTTAGAGTTACCGACTGGAAACATCGGCTACCGCGCTGGGTTCGCCGCCCGGCGGCTCGGAGGATCGACGTGGCACTGGGTAGGACGTCCCCGCGGGACCTGCCGCTGTTCGCGGAGCTGACCGGACGGGAGATCAAGGAGATCTTCCGGGCCGGCGAGGAGGTCTCCGTCCCGGCCGGCTGGTCGCTGATCCTGGAGCAGACCCCACCGGACGCCGCGTACCTGATCCTGGCCGGGACCGCCGCGGTCCGGGTCAAGGGCGAGGAGATCGCCGAGCTCGGGCCGGGCGACATCGCCGGCGAGGTCGCGGTCCGGCAGAACCGGTTGCGGACGGCAACGGTCACGGCGCGGTCCCGGTTGCAGCTGCTGCACTTCACCCGGGAGAAGTTCGACGACCTGACCAGCCGGCTGCCGAACTTCCGGGACGCCATCGACGCCACCATCGCCGAGCGCCGCGGTGACCAGGTCTGACCCAGCCGGCGACGCCGCCCCGACGTCGGGCCCGAGTGCTCCGGCCGACCTGCTCGACCTGCAGAAGGAGTTCGAGCGCACGCTGCTCGGCGGGGAGCGCAAGTTCACCCGGGCCGACGTGTCCCGGCGGGCCGGCATCTCCAGCGACCGGGCCGAGCGGATGTGGCGCGCGCTCGGCTTCGCCACCGTGCCGGACGACGAGGTCGCCTTCA encodes the following:
- a CDS encoding cyclic nucleotide-binding domain-containing protein; protein product: MALGRTSPRDLPLFAELTGREIKEIFRAGEEVSVPAGWSLILEQTPPDAAYLILAGTAAVRVKGEEIAELGPGDIAGEVAVRQNRLRTATVTARSRLQLLHFTREKFDDLTSRLPNFRDAIDATIAERRGDQV